ATCAATGGTCGTGTTGACTCCAGCACTCTTGCCTGTATCCTGTATACCTCTGGATCAACTGGTCTCCCCAAAGGTGTGCGACTACTTCACCGATCAATCGTTCATCGATCTAGTGGACTGTGGAGTTCCTTTCCAATCACTGAAGCCGATGTTTCCTGTTGGCAGTCATCTCTATGTTTTGTGGATTCGGTGACAGAAATCTTCGGCTTTCTTTTACGTGGACTAACGGTTGTCATCGCATCAGCCGACAAAGCCATCAACCCCGAGAAAATGATCGCAATTCTAGACGAAAATAAGGTAACATGGATGTTACTTGTACCAACACTCTTGCACACCATCTTAACAGTTTTGAAGAAACGGTCGGACGAGGAAAGAAAAAACTCCCTACAGTCTGTTCAAACATTTGCCTGCGCCGGAGAAGAACTCAGTCCTCGACTTGCCAGAGATTTCGTTGCCCTTTTACCCAAGAGTAAGCTGGCCAATATCTGGGGTATGACAGAAACAGGTGGAGAcgttacatatttttttctagaAAATGACCAAATGGGAAAGAAGAAACAAGTCAGTATTGGTGTACCCATACAGAACACCAACATATATCTACTAGATGACAACATGATGCCAGTACCAATTGGTGAAACAGGAACCTGTTATGTGAGTGGACCAAACATTTCTGATGGTTACTTGGTAGCTGCTGGAAAGTCTGGGAACACATCGAGGGCAACGGATCAAAAAGAAAGTTTCACATCGAATCCTTTTGATTTGAACGATGAACATAATACGTTGTTTAACACGGGAGATTACATGAGATTGGTGCGTGACAAGACAACTAATGAACTACAGTTGATGTTTGAAGGACGACGTGACACTTTGGTCAAATATCACGGATTCCGAATTGACTTGAGTGAAATCGAAAGTGCTATGAGTGACATACCATATTTTGAACGCGTGGTGGTGCTGTTTCACCAAAAACGGCGAGATGATGACCAGACATTGGTTGCATACTATAAAACACTGGATGATGTACCTGACTGTACATCGGACTCTGTTATCAAGTATTTGGGTTCTGTGCTCCCTGACTACATGATACCCAAAGTTGTTTGTGTGGATGAGTTCCCGACATTACCCAATGGTAAGTAACCTGTTATAACCTGCTGGGACCGTGTGGCTGTTAGTTTAGTACACAGTCATTGGTTTGTACGTTGATTGGTCAAAGTTTGTTCAAGGAACGAAGAAGTAGTTTCCTTTCCAGCAATGGAATCATGTGAATCTTACACTTCGATATGGATATTGTGTGATGATAGATTGTTGTCGGTATGACTAGCTGATATCTAAGGGGCGTTTGTTCTTTTAtcaagatagatagatagatagatagataaatagatagatagatagagatagatagatagatagatagatagatagatagatagatagatagatagatagatagatagatagatagatagatagatagatagatagatagatagatagatagatagggaAGTGTATATGGCTAACTGAATGAATCGGTTGAAAGATGGTGATGAAAAATGATTGCATGCATGATGAGGAAAGAGTATCGGGATCGATTGTTATCAAAGTTGTTTatttgtctctgtgtgtgtgtttgtttgtttgttagtttgtttgttaatCATTTATCATGTGATTGATATGCCAGTCGCAAAGGTGAATGAATTGATATAAACTATCACATACGGAagcatatttttttcacaatgtcATTGCAAATATGTTCTGGCTTTCCCAACAATAATAGTTTGCAATATACTTGCTTCGTACCTAGGAAAGACCAACAATGATACCCTCAAGCAAAGTATAAGCACCAAGAGTCTAAACGGAAGTTATGCTACGTCATCAGAAGAGAGTTCGCCACATGCGTGTGTTATCAGAGATGCCGTGGGTCGTACACTTGATGTACCATTTAAAGACATTTCATTGATGCACAACTTCTTTCAAATTGGCGGGAACTCAAGTAAGTTTATATCTGTTAGAGGAGAATACATTTTCGTATTCTAATCCAAATGGAATCGTGGTCAACATGAGGTAAGGGGTGACTACCAGGTTACATTTCAGGtcatgtatgtaagtatgtatgtatgtatgtatggatggatggatggatggatggatggatggatggacggacggacggacggacgtgtgtgtgtgtgtgtgtgtgtgtgtgtatgtgtatgtatgtatgtatgtatgtatgtatgtacgtatgtacgtatgtacgtatggatgtatggatggatggatgggtgggtggatggatgtatgtctgtgtgtgtatgtatgtatgtatgtatgtatgtatgtatgtatgtatgtatgtatgtacgtacatatatgtatttatgtatgtatgtatgtatgtatgtatgtatgtatgtgttacgtCAAGGCTTTCTTTaataaattttaaaagaaagcttCGACTGTCGTGTTGTGCCTTATTCCATTTAACAAACGAAGCAACTCAAATACAAATACTCTGTTAAAATTATTACATACAATTTAGCAACGTCCTTTCCTACAGAGGTGTTTCcctttaaaaataacatttttatactttCTTTAAATTATGATGGTTTTAACAGACAAACTACAGGTGACACGTAAACTATTTTCATGTGGGACACATGTTATTACAAGCTGCACGTTAACACAACATTTTCCTTTCCTCGTCACTTGCAGTGAATGCCATTGAAGCTATTATGAGAATCAGAGAGAATGGCCTTGAACTTGATATCGAAGACTTCTTCTCCTCCAAGACGCTTGGAGACCTATTGAAAATCACGCTAACCGAATCCAAACAAGCGAAGAAGCCGTTCATTGTCGACGAAGACGTCAGTGTTCCAGGATACCAAATCGTGCTCGTGAACGAGGCCACGGATGAAGAATTCGAGATTGGTTGCCTGATGGGTGCAGAAGGCTTCGCGTGTAGTGAACCAGCAACGAGGGCTTTGGAAATACCTCTGGAAGTAAAAATAGAAGCGTTCTTTTCTGGTATAAAGTCACTGGCCAAAGAAAACGCAGATATCTCGTTTTTCGTTCGACGGCAAAGTGATAACAAAATAGTCGCCGTGTGTGTGAATCGAGATATGTATGATTATGTGAATCATGATCTTGATGCCATCAAAGATTTCCAGATGAGAGTGCTTTTCACCAAATGGAGTGAGATCGACCGTTTGCTGATCGAGACACTGGATGTCAGAGAACCAAAACAATGGTGTTTTATGAATCTAACAGCTGTTGACGAGGAAGAAGATGTATCGATGAAGGCCAGTTTACAGAAATTACTGGAAATAGGtaaggtttttttttctaaaccAAAGATTGTATTATgttgtcgttggtggcgctcaaATTCCTGCTTCCATCATATGAGCGCCACCAGTGACTGATTTGTGAGAGTCTCGTCCATCTAGCATTCCCATTATCATTATGCTGAAAATCACAAACAGAATTATTATCATTGATGAATTCtcaaattttaataaatgtataattgtttAGTGAAGaatgtaaacacatacatagGAATATTACATCAGCATTTGTTTACcttgtgtgatattttaatcGAAGCCTTTAGCGTGTTTCAGAAACTTGTAATAGTTGAGTTTTGAGGAGAACATTATGTTTGCTTTGTCATGAACATTTCAATAACGGTATTCATactaaaaatcaaatttcagaAACGGAACGTACTGTAAGGAAGGCAGATATAGAGAAGTATGATtttgtttatcaaaaaaaaTGCGACACAAAACAACGCCCCATCAGTGATGTCGTTCGTTTTATTTTTCAGAGAAAATCAAAGTGGCTCGTTGCTATGGTTTCAGGGGATGCTGTGGATCCTATTCAAATCCTGTGAGTATTGCAATGGCAAGAGAAGTTGGTCACGTGGAAGAAGCCTCATCCGGGTACATACGTGACTATGAATACGACGGCAAGAAGTACTTTGCTAAAATTCAGCCACCTGACACCAAAATACGAGTAATGGCAAGGTATCTCTAGCCTGGTGACGTCAGTATGCGGGGAAACAGAAGAAGAACACATACAGTGTTATGATATCAAGTGACGTCATTCGACACACAAAAGCTTATGGAGATAGTGACCCCCTCCCCTGCTACTGCAATGCCATCGTCGTCAAATAAAGGTACCCTTTTACGGCAATAGTCGAACGATTGATTGCGGAATTTGTATATCTGGCTCGCGAGAACACTGCAGTGCACGACCTGTCAAATATTGATCATTATTTCGCCTTCTAGTGGTGGTTATGAAGCTTTCTTTACATACACAGGTAGTGATTCCATAAGTCATAGAATAGTGTAATTAATTGCAGTTCAAACGGGGTTACCTTGGCATTTCTCTCATATGGGACTTGCcatttatttacaaactcaGATAActtcatatcaaaataaacagttatGGATGTGCCATGCACATTGGGGATGTAGAAATAGACACGTTtccatgttgattatcagttgaaAAGTAatcaattgaagccattaaaataatcaagactttgtacatgtgtaattgGTTCTGAAAATGTCGGTTTCTACTGCTCAGTAAACGATTTGCAATGCCTTCACTTTTCAATATGATGAGatcaaaggatcctgctgtatATGTGTGAGtggtgtttttgttattgttagtctagggATAGGTATCTATCTTGGTgctaaacaaatttgaaatctaaaagcaatattaaaaataaatataagttCATAGATAAGGCTAGTACTATTAATGAAGCGAAACTCGGATGTACTAACGTTTAAGCAAATCTCGTTCACGTCATTAGCTCCAGTTGTCGAacaatacaacccataacaccaaagtaaagcctTTTCCgaatgtaccacaatcatttatagcatccatatcaagtgtaaaaatatactgtttgaTTTGCTAATTGAACACATTACAAAGGCCACATgataggcttgtaaataaaccaactgaaacagtatactttcacACTTGACAGCAATGTTATAATCGATTGTAGCATATAGAGAAAGTGATTTACTTCAGAGTTACTCGTTGTAATTGGGCCCTACTAAAGTTTGAGTGCCGTTCGCATTTTTAAATTGTGGTGACGGGTAGAAATAACTCTCACTGTTCCTGGTTAATGTTTTGCAAATTCTGTAAACTCAAGGTTATTAGTATTACTTACTTAACGACCAAACTCACTGAAGACAACTCCGTGTACCGTCgatgttaaatttacatttatacaCAAGAATGTTGTGAGAGAAGAACCAAAGACTGCTTCGCcaaaggaaaagaaaagaaaagaaaagaaatgccTGGACTCGTGGACCAATTTAACTGCAGTGTACAGAGAGGACCGAGAAACAACATACTATTTAGATATTAAACATGAATAGACATATGATGCATTCATGTTCAAagcaattttgttttcaaatatattttgtatgttgtcAGAAAATAAAGCACTGTAAATAGGCGTTTAACTGTCTAGCGCCCTCTATGCTCGCATGTTGTATAATATGTATTCatgctgtatatgtatatgtatatatatatatatatatatatatatatatatatatatatatatatgcatatatatatatatatatatatatatatatatatatttatgcataATCACAAATCGCattctgtaaattttatgttatttatttatttatttataatttattttgtttgcagATATAGCAGTCATATTGATAATTCATAGTTACtatataacaataacaattttacattacattgaatCCGACCAACTATAGCAAGACTTATAACGAAATACTACAACTTATGGTAGTTACTAACAGTCCtcatatacagaaataaagatGATACGATATGTATACTGCACGGtaaacaatttcaaatacaaTAACGTTTGTATGTGTCTTTATTtcaatgatattcaaatttaaacGAGTTTACCTTTTGTTGACCAactgtatattatttttttgtttctattctAAATTGAAGATGTAATATTTCTCTGTCTTTCGTTCCTTTTTTCTGTCTTAATCtttatgtttctcattttcTCACCTACCCTGcttgcctctgtctgtctgactcaggctatgtctgtctgtccccccGTCTCTGTCTACCTATAGGGTTGACGCATGTTTAATCTCtccgtctctgtctctgtctgtctggctgtcccCCCAttcctgtctctgtctctgtctctgtctgcctgtctctctcaTCGTTGATGGCGCACTTTTAGTCGTTTCCCACCCGGAGTTAATCATAGCGCCCACAACGACAGAGCCGATGAACCCTTGTACAATGGGCCATGGAAAattatcaaccaaacaatagcCAATTAAAAAGGTTGGTTAATGCAAGTATACTTTGGGAATATCTATAACActtgtatacatatttataatatgaatataatgTTGATAAAGATCATTTATGTTGTAAGTATTCTGTGTTGGTCTTAAAAAACCTGCAGTTTGATATCagaaatttattgaaatttaatcAGTTTTGCAGTACCCATAAGAAAAATGTACAGCTAATTTCAAAAATACCGtaacagatttctttcctgtatattcatgaCACCAAATAAAGGCCAACATTAAGAGATAGAaaactagatttaaactgaatgcctacCATAAcgatagtcttgcaatttcatgattgatacaagaaatttagctctatctGTGATTTATCAAGTCCCAGtgaatgttgttcaaatgccctcttcctattctcagcacaggaaagcttgccatcttCGATTTCACTCGACTTTCGTGATCCTACATACAcgggatatgtacacccgtttccacggcaaataataaaggAAATTCAAACcctcataacattgctattagtACGCATCAGAAtttaaagtttacatacttcatggtaagcatcgtaacagtttaacaacttattaatacagtgaagtgataagcattctcgcaaaccagagctgttatttcttccgctacacttcgaaataaaagtgGGACGGCTCGTTTCAGAACGGTGTCGTAAAACAgaccgtggtttgcgacgatgattgGTACGTTATTATTGTCCCACTTCatccctgggtaaagtgtatatatacatcTTGTTTCCACCGAGATTGACAGAtgcaccatctgctccaaatcctatACGGTCCTGCTTCCAACTTCCACCGACTTTGTCACATAAAGTTTTTGTCGCACTAACACCACCAtcggcatgtgcgtgttgaacttcgaATTCCTTCTATCTGCCCCACTAAATTcaccacgagtttacaagtCGGTTTGTAAAGCTTACTCATCGCAatgtagactatttcacacTCCTGCATAGCTCTATATCAGggtcataaaaatgaaaaaaaaaacctgataaAAAACTTATGatgataattaaatgtgtgataataaatattaaaaggTAACCCACAATGTTCGTTAGACCATGAagataaattatatattactGTACAAGATCCATTGCTAGGCTAGCTAGGCATACTAGTGATATACGTTACAGGTGCGGGATACATGTCTGGTAGAGCATCGGGTAGCACTATCATGTACACGTGAATGTGagggtatttgcatgataaAAAAGCCATGACTATACATAGCTATGGACGGTAAAAGCCGACGCTCTATTGCACCCATTTCTCCATTCACTGCTGTCTGTACACTACCTTCGAATATACCACACAATCAACAGACTTGGAAGTCATTGTACCCTACAAAACCGAGAGTTCAATGATCATTGGAAAGTCAAGGTAATAATCTAGCAATTTTTCGTGATTTTACGTGttcaatataattatgttaattattattatttcacatCAGACAGTTCACGAATTTCTGAGCCCATCAACGTCACTCGAGTGTTTctatatctgtatatgtatgggTTCATGGTCTTAATTTTATGCAATTTTCACTTGCAAGGTTAAAGTTTCGGTACTTACTGTAGTTCAAGAGCCCTAAATGTGGGGGCAGTGCATACCAAATCGGTACATGAAAAGTCCAATTTAACCACCTTTACTCAACTTTTACccaacctgtgacccacctaagcTCGCCCAGTCGACATTAGCGACTCAAGTCTCTCAGCATAGTGTCAATTTTAGGACTAAGTGGACACAATTTATGATGCACCACCTGACCACAAATCTCCTTCTAAACACCATGTTACCGCGTACATTGAAACTACTATACCTTACTGAACATAAAGTGAAGGCTGTTGTAATTTGACTTTTGTCGGCCAAGTTTCACAGTACGGTGTAGCTATCCAACACCTTGTGCCTCCACGCTAACCTTtctgatttcaaaatagaaacataATATTTATGAAGTACGTGGTACATTTAGCACGGAACTAATAATCACAATAATCTATTTATGGATTAAGGTCCCAGATATGTTCCCTAAAGTGTTGTAAGTTGTAAACGTTTGTGTATTGTGTTTTCAACACTTCTAAACTTACTTGAAGTTACTTAAATTAGTACTGGTCTGACTTTCCATTTCAATAGATTTGTTGACCAGTATGCCCTGGAAGAAATCTTTGCTTGACCCCCATGATGTTATAAAAGTATTCAAGGACATCCAATTCCTGTACCACATTTGGTAAACAAACATATAACCTTGACCCAAGATTAGCACATGCTATGCGATCtattcattctctctctctctctctctctctctctctctctctctctctctctctctctctctctctctctctctctctctctctctctctctctctctctctctctctctctctctctctctctctcatgcaAATCCCTAAGGTTCTAAAATTCACATCTATATCTTACCCCTGCATATATATGTCATCATTCTATAACCCATCATTCGTCTGATGTTAGAACAAACAACACAATTTATAGAACAACTCAAAGATAAAACTATAAATGCAATGTGTAATAAAGTTTTGATTTACGTTTTACGTTTCCAACTTGTAAATAAGTGATATGAAGTTGTCTTGGTTTTGTGTGAAATTCACGGTTTTCGGAATTCATTTCATTGTGAAAGGTCACATGGACATGCACTGTTGTTATTCGATTGGTTGTACCATAGACGTCATTGCGCTCCTGGTACGTGGCATGTGTCGCCACTGTACGCAATAATGTAGACCCTACTAGCAAACCTTGACATTTCGTCACTACCACTTATTTTGCTTGAAAACAAAAACCCAGGTGTGACTTGGACTAAAATGCGtttgtgtacatgaacacaatgtacaagTCTGATGATTAGTAAAAACAATAGCCTTAGAGATCTAGTTGAgatataaaatcacaaaattttctagtggcaaaaataacaaagttgCAGCAAACTTATTCAATAGACGGGTGGTGACTCATTTGTTATAAAGTTACCATGAACATATGGAAAATCGACATTGCTATGTGAAAAATACTTGGGTTTGTTTAGTGAATTCTTATTCTTATCACGATGGTGTTGCGAGAAGAATTGTGGAGCAATATTGACCCACCTTTTACCGATCCAGTTAGAACTTAACATGTCTACAATACACCTGTTGCGTAGTCACTGTACATTGAAACCTTACAAACAGTAATTGGGATTTCATCTGTAGCTAGCATAAAGTCCCATAACCAAGAAACGCTCAATGGCgatatctatcaaaccataacATTACTCATGGTTCCGAGCAGTGGAAATTAACGAAGTTGGCCGCAAATACACACATTTTTACATCCTCCGTTCGTGTTTGATAAGTATGTTATTCTCATGTTAGTATATTCTGAGCTAATAAATGCGGTGCGAATTTAAATGTGCGACCGCATTTACCGTCACGAGTCTGAATATTGAGAACACCGGCCGCCAATTGAATCAAATCTTTCACGGTATATATAATCGCCAAGTCGAGCGTAAATGAATTAAAGTAACTATTCACTCCGAACAGTGACTGGCATGTGCAGTAAAAGACATTCACTGATTTTGTTAATAGAATGAATCTAATAACCCTTGTCCGTCATTTAAAGATCTCATAAGTATGCTTGCAGTATACGGTGATGACCACGAACGTTGATTCTGTATGTTTACCTACTTACTAAACAGAGTCTTAGCTGAGTGAGAACCGGACAACAGATCCGTAGACGAGTAATTCGCCGACATCGCTTTCATATGTTAAACACGTGAGAAACCAGCGAATGTCTCGTTTTGTCCCTTTGCAAAAGTACAGTTTTCtgaaataaaatcgcgaaaacaTCGATCGGTGTAAACAGTTATAATTGTTATTCCAATAAAACCTAACATTCCTGGGTGATGTACACCTCGGTACAATGTATTAGCAAAGCCGGTGTTTTCGCGCGAGTTTGGAACCAATGGCTGTGTAAAAACTGTACTTTCGACTTCTCTACAATGCGTATACACCGGGATGAAAGTTTGTCTTCTCCCGGAGCAACAGAAGTAAGTATCGTTTGCATTTAGCAGTTTACATTTTTAGCTACTTTATGTCGCCAACAGAACAAGATAATGTTGTAACGGTTTAGGTTTACATACACGGGCTCA
The nucleotide sequence above comes from Glandiceps talaboti chromosome 10, keGlaTala1.1, whole genome shotgun sequence. Encoded proteins:
- the LOC144440694 gene encoding beta-alanyl-bioamine nonribosomal peptide synthetase ebony-like, with translation MDGFRDFRLLYNAYTPGRKFVFSRSNRKNMSHIDSKDLDSVSILQGPKVPFPYGLPADTVHRVLEHLVKHDESTSEKTALIYEGKKTTYGELNRQASALARVIKDRLKISNQGDHGPVCIGLHLDPSDTIIKLVFAVLKLGAAYLPLDPAYPLKRLQYTISNSTPCCVITANKESQLVEMVSDLPEADRPMVLMVDDLLINMEAFPDNDLDESEQIINGRVDSSTLACILYTSGSTGLPKGVRLLHRSIVHRSSGLWSSFPITEADVSCWQSSLCFVDSVTEIFGFLLRGLTVVIASADKAINPEKMIAILDENKVTWMLLVPTLLHTILTVLKKRSDEERKNSLQSVQTFACAGEELSPRLARDFVALLPKSKLANIWGMTETGGDVTYFFLENDQMGKKKQVSIGVPIQNTNIYLLDDNMMPVPIGETGTCYVSGPNISDGYLVAAGKSGNTSRATDQKESFTSNPFDLNDEHNTLFNTGDYMRLVRDKTTNELQLMFEGRRDTLVKYHGFRIDLSEIESAMSDIPYFERVVVLFHQKRRDDDQTLVAYYKTLDDVPDCTSDSVIKYLGSVLPDYMIPKVVCVDEFPTLPNGKTNNDTLKQSISTKSLNGSYATSSEESSPHACVIRDAVGRTLDVPFKDISLMHNFFQIGGNSMNAIEAIMRIRENGLELDIEDFFSSKTLGDLLKITLTESKQAKKPFIVDEDVSVPGYQIVLVNEATDEEFEIGCLMGAEGFACSEPATRALEIPLEVKIEAFFSGIKSLAKENADISFFVRRQSDNKIVAVCVNRDMYDYVNHDLDAIKDFQMRVLFTKWSEIDRLLIETLDVREPKQWCFMNLTAVDEEEDVSMKASLQKLLEIEKIKVARCYGFRGCCGSYSNPVSIAMAREVGHVEEASSGYIRDYEYDGKKYFAKIQPPDTKIRVMARYL